From Enterococcus wangshanyuanii, the proteins below share one genomic window:
- a CDS encoding ABC transporter ATP-binding protein: MLEVRNLVKTFGDYTAVDDITFEIPDGKILGLIGQNGAGKTTTFRLILDFLSQDSGTVLWNGHSLSGKDYNDIGYLPEERGLYPKISIQDQLIYFAELRGKTKKEIEPKIDEWMEKFKVKGKKTDKVKSLSKGNQQKVQLIATLIHEPKLVILDEPFSGLDPVNAELLKDGILALKEKGSCVIFSSHNMDNVEKICDHLVMLRSGKMVLNGKVHDIRESFGRTKVFLESPLEPADVLAIDGVKTAVKRSDGMVEVTLEDPKAGEEIFARATQFGYIPMFNQQPPTLEEIFKMKAGEPNE; this comes from the coding sequence ATGTTAGAAGTTAGAAATTTAGTCAAAACGTTTGGGGATTATACAGCTGTAGATGATATTACTTTTGAAATTCCGGACGGAAAAATCCTTGGACTGATTGGTCAAAATGGTGCAGGAAAGACTACAACGTTTCGGTTGATTTTAGATTTTTTATCGCAAGACAGCGGAACGGTGCTTTGGAATGGTCACTCACTAAGCGGGAAAGATTATAACGATATTGGGTATCTGCCAGAAGAAAGAGGATTATATCCCAAGATTTCAATTCAGGATCAGTTGATTTATTTTGCAGAATTGAGGGGTAAAACAAAAAAAGAAATCGAACCTAAGATCGATGAATGGATGGAAAAATTCAAAGTCAAAGGAAAGAAAACCGATAAAGTAAAATCACTTTCCAAAGGAAATCAGCAAAAAGTCCAATTGATCGCAACGTTGATCCATGAGCCAAAACTGGTCATTTTAGATGAACCTTTTAGCGGATTGGATCCTGTGAATGCTGAGCTTTTAAAAGACGGGATTCTTGCACTGAAGGAAAAAGGATCCTGTGTCATTTTTTCTAGTCATAATATGGATAATGTTGAGAAAATCTGTGACCATTTAGTGATGTTGCGTAGTGGGAAAATGGTGTTGAATGGGAAGGTTCATGACATTCGCGAAAGTTTTGGCCGTACTAAAGTTTTCTTAGAATCACCATTGGAACCTGCGGATGTCCTTGCAATAGATGGGGTTAAAACAGCGGTTAAGCGCAGTGATGGAATGGTCGAAGTAACTTTGGAAGATCCAAAAGCAGGCGAAGAAATTTTTGCACGTGCGACTCAATTTGGGTATATTCCGATGTTCAATCAACAGCCGCCGACGTTAGAGGAGATTTTCAAAATGAAAGCAGGTGAACCAAATGAGTAA
- a CDS encoding DUF2812 domain-containing protein — MVRKKKYIFSRGVAFYPEKEMQILKKMAEEGWLFRKMNQLGFLVFEKGEPEQKNFSVDFFDGSKEELSEYLVIYAQAGWENITNYKNKYFYFKAELDTPTIYSDPESYWLRMKKEWLWMLRNFWIYFPIGLILLGILLYTKETNNLILANSIFRIVLTFVGMFFVALPLGVVVSVLFSLVFYRDRTKYYNHPERFAKRQKVMRDSLFLGAIGFVLGVMISLILGETIY; from the coding sequence ATGGTTAGGAAGAAAAAGTACATTTTTTCTAGAGGAGTAGCATTTTATCCTGAGAAAGAAATGCAAATCTTAAAAAAAATGGCTGAAGAAGGTTGGCTTTTTAGAAAAATGAATCAGTTGGGGTTTTTGGTTTTTGAAAAGGGGGAACCAGAACAAAAGAATTTTTCCGTTGATTTTTTTGATGGTTCGAAAGAAGAATTGTCTGAATATTTGGTGATTTATGCGCAAGCAGGCTGGGAAAATATTACGAATTACAAAAATAAATATTTTTATTTTAAAGCGGAACTCGATACACCGACGATATACTCAGACCCAGAGAGTTATTGGCTGCGAATGAAAAAAGAATGGCTTTGGATGCTAAGAAATTTTTGGATCTATTTTCCTATAGGTCTCATTCTTTTAGGGATACTTTTATATACAAAGGAGACGAACAATCTGATCCTTGCTAATTCGATATTTCGAATAGTCCTTACGTTTGTGGGTATGTTTTTTGTTGCACTGCCACTAGGGGTTGTAGTCAGTGTGCTATTTTCTCTGGTATTCTATAGGGATCGAACTAAATACTATAATCATCCTGAACGTTTTGCTAAACGACAAAAGGTGATGAGAGATTCTTTATTTTTAGGAGCAATTGGCTTTGTTTTGGGTGTCATGATTAGTCTGATTTTAGGAGAAACAATTTATTGA
- a CDS encoding PadR family transcriptional regulator, with protein sequence MEETLTDSTYLILLALLKPQHGYAIMKEVNLLTNGQVVIGPASMYTILKKLQTSKYISLEESNDRKKIYLITDKGRNALEQDIERRKLLYQAGSRLLAKKGE encoded by the coding sequence ATGGAAGAAACATTGACAGACTCTACCTATTTGATTCTGTTAGCATTATTAAAACCGCAGCATGGCTATGCTATCATGAAAGAAGTGAATCTTTTAACAAATGGTCAAGTTGTAATTGGTCCAGCAAGCATGTATACGATCTTAAAAAAATTACAAACAAGTAAGTATATTTCATTAGAGGAAAGCAATGATCGGAAAAAGATTTACTTGATCACTGATAAAGGAAGAAATGCCTTAGAGCAAGATATAGAACGACGAAAACTTCTGTATCAAGCTGGAAGTCGTCTATTAGCAAAAAAGGGAGAATGA
- the uvrC gene encoding excinuclease ABC subunit UvrC has product MNERIRNKLALLPDQPGCYLMKDKNGTIIYVGKAKVLKNRVRSYFTGSHDTKTERLVSEIEDFEYIVTESNIEALLLEINLIHKNDPKYNIMLKDDKSYPFIKITNEEYPRLLITRKVVKDKALYFGPYPDVGAANETKRLLDRLFPLRKCRVLPKEVCLYYHMGQCLAPCVFDIPKSTYKEMVGEIKSFLNGGHPAIQEELQQKMDAAAESMEFEKAAEYRDQIKAIETVMTRQKMTNADLVDRDIFGYSVDKGWMCVQVFFVRRGKLIERDVSIFPFYNEEEEDFLTFIGQFYQENEHFIPKEVLIPDNIDIESVEAMLSTKVIQPQRGEKKKLVKLAGKNATVALQEKFDLIVRKQERTIGAVEKLGNAMNIPAPVRIEAFDNSNIMGTDPVSAMVVFIDGRPDKKEYRKYKIKTVKGPDDYASMREVIYRRYSRVLKEDLPFPDLIVIDGGKGQVDAAREVLDNQLGLDIPIAGLAKNDKHKTSELLFGPELEIVPLERNSQEFFLLQRIQDEVHRFAITFHRQLRSKNSFASRLDGIEGLGPKRKKELLKQFKSLKNITAASVEELIASGLPKNVAKNVYDYLHEKEEQ; this is encoded by the coding sequence ATGAACGAACGAATCAGAAATAAATTAGCATTGCTTCCTGACCAGCCGGGCTGTTATTTGATGAAAGACAAAAACGGCACCATTATTTATGTTGGGAAAGCAAAAGTTTTAAAAAATCGTGTTCGCTCTTATTTTACTGGCAGTCATGATACAAAAACAGAACGGCTTGTCAGTGAAATCGAAGACTTTGAATATATTGTAACAGAATCAAATATAGAGGCACTATTACTGGAAATCAATTTGATCCACAAGAATGATCCTAAGTATAATATCATGCTGAAAGATGATAAGAGTTATCCTTTTATCAAGATCACAAATGAAGAATACCCGCGTTTACTGATTACTCGTAAAGTGGTGAAAGATAAGGCTCTCTATTTTGGTCCCTACCCGGATGTCGGTGCCGCGAATGAAACAAAACGTTTGTTGGATCGTTTGTTTCCTTTAAGAAAATGCCGTGTACTGCCAAAGGAAGTTTGTCTCTATTATCATATGGGGCAATGCTTAGCTCCTTGTGTATTTGACATTCCTAAATCGACATATAAAGAAATGGTTGGGGAAATCAAAAGTTTCTTAAATGGCGGACATCCCGCGATTCAAGAGGAGCTTCAACAGAAAATGGATGCTGCTGCCGAAAGTATGGAATTTGAAAAAGCAGCAGAATATCGCGACCAGATCAAAGCAATTGAGACTGTGATGACGCGTCAAAAAATGACCAATGCAGATTTAGTGGATCGTGATATTTTTGGCTATTCAGTGGACAAAGGCTGGATGTGTGTGCAAGTCTTTTTTGTGCGCCGAGGCAAACTGATCGAACGGGATGTCTCGATTTTTCCTTTCTATAATGAAGAAGAGGAAGACTTTTTAACTTTTATTGGGCAGTTCTATCAAGAAAATGAGCACTTTATTCCAAAAGAAGTGTTGATTCCTGATAACATCGATATTGAAAGTGTAGAAGCAATGCTTTCAACGAAAGTCATACAGCCTCAGCGCGGGGAAAAGAAAAAGCTTGTCAAGCTTGCTGGAAAAAACGCCACAGTTGCATTACAGGAAAAATTTGACTTGATCGTGAGAAAACAAGAACGGACGATCGGCGCAGTTGAAAAACTGGGAAATGCTATGAACATCCCTGCACCTGTGCGAATCGAAGCATTTGATAACTCTAATATCATGGGAACAGATCCAGTTTCTGCAATGGTCGTTTTTATCGATGGCCGACCGGATAAAAAAGAATATCGAAAATACAAGATCAAAACTGTCAAAGGGCCCGATGATTATGCATCGATGCGGGAGGTTATCTATCGCCGATATTCCCGCGTTTTGAAAGAAGACTTGCCATTCCCGGACTTGATTGTGATCGATGGTGGGAAAGGTCAGGTAGATGCTGCTAGAGAAGTGTTGGATAATCAGCTAGGGTTGGATATTCCGATTGCAGGATTGGCGAAAAATGATAAGCATAAGACAAGTGAGCTACTTTTCGGACCCGAACTAGAGATCGTTCCTTTAGAAAGAAATTCTCAAGAATTCTTTTTACTACAGCGGATTCAAGACGAGGTCCATCGATTTGCGATCACGTTCCATCGCCAGTTGCGAAGTAAAAATAGTTTTGCTTCACGCTTAGACGGGATAGAAGGCTTAGGACCCAAACGAAAAAAAGAACTGTTAAAACAGTTCAAATCCTTAAAAAACATTACTGCAGCAAGTGTCGAAGAATTGATTGCTTCTGGTTTGCCCAAAAACGTGGCTAAAAATGTCTATGACTATTTACATGAAAAGGAAGAGCAGTGA
- the trxA gene encoding thioredoxin — translation MTQVITDKEFAAETDNGLVLIDFWATWCGPCRMQAPILEQLSEEYDESELKIAKMDVDENPETPASFGIMSIPTLLLKKDGEVVEKAVGVHSKEQLRTLIEKYL, via the coding sequence ATGACACAAGTAATTACAGATAAAGAATTTGCAGCAGAAACAGATAACGGTCTTGTATTGATCGATTTTTGGGCAACGTGGTGTGGACCTTGTCGCATGCAGGCACCGATTTTAGAACAACTAAGTGAAGAATATGATGAAAGCGAATTGAAAATCGCAAAAATGGACGTGGATGAAAATCCAGAAACACCTGCTTCATTTGGTATCATGAGTATTCCAACGCTTCTTTTGAAAAAAGATGGCGAAGTTGTAGAAAAGGCAGTCGGAGTACACTCAAAAGAACAATTACGTACATTGATCGAAAAATATTTATAA
- a CDS encoding endonuclease MutS2, producing the protein MNARILTTLGFDKVKQMLAQYIVTAQGLEEVEQLAPINDALTIQAWLEETEDGLKIQRLRGGIPIPKLENIRPHMKRIEIGADLNGLELAQVGRVLSTTSEVIRFFNDLEDSEIELLRLYSWIEQLVVLPELSRRLKESIDEDGRVTDEASEDLKIIRNNIRKSEQTIREQLDGIVRGKNAKYLSDSIVTMRNERYVIPVKQEYKSVFGGVVHDQSSSGQTLFIEPKQIVELNNRLRQHQIAERNEIERILSELSAELVPHRNDILHNAYVIGKFDFANAKARFGKELKAVVPEISKENDIYFKQARHPLLDQEKAVPNDIMIGQDYQAIVITGPNTGGKTITLKTLGLLQLMGQSGLPIPAGEESRMGIFDEVFADIGDEQSIEQSLSTFSSHMTNIVSVLEKVDNHSLVLFDELGAGTDPQEGAALAISILDALGSKSAYVMATTHYPELKVYGYNRAGTINASMEFDVDTLSPTYRLLIGVPGRSNAFEISKRLGLDQTIIDEAKHIMDGESQDLNEMIADLENRRKMAETEYLEVRHYVDESERLYKELKEAYAYFFDEREKEMAKARKKANHLVSEAEEQAADIISDIRKMQLTSGNQGGVKEHQLIDAKTKLSQLHQEETRLEKNKVLKKAKEQKQLKAGDEVIVNTYGQRGTLIRKTSAQEWQVQLGILKMAVNESDMTPVAPEKEPKQRVTAVRSSQSSHVPNQLDLRGKRYEEALAEVDQYLDAAILAGYPQVTIVHGKGTGALRTGITEYLKNHRSVSGFEFAPGNQGGNGATIVKFK; encoded by the coding sequence ATGAATGCACGTATTTTAACAACCTTAGGTTTTGATAAGGTCAAACAAATGCTTGCCCAATATATAGTTACAGCTCAAGGACTAGAAGAAGTCGAACAGTTAGCTCCGATCAATGATGCCTTAACGATCCAAGCTTGGCTGGAAGAAACCGAAGATGGTTTAAAAATCCAACGACTGCGCGGTGGTATACCGATTCCTAAGTTGGAAAATATTCGTCCTCACATGAAAAGAATCGAAATCGGTGCGGATTTGAACGGTTTAGAATTAGCACAGGTCGGTCGAGTACTTTCAACAACCTCTGAGGTCATTCGTTTTTTCAATGATTTAGAGGACAGCGAAATTGAATTATTACGTCTATATTCATGGATCGAACAGTTAGTCGTATTACCTGAATTAAGTCGGCGCTTAAAGGAATCGATCGATGAAGATGGCCGTGTCACAGACGAAGCGTCAGAAGATTTAAAGATCATTCGCAATAATATCCGTAAAAGTGAGCAAACGATCCGTGAGCAGTTAGATGGAATCGTCAGAGGAAAAAATGCGAAATATTTAAGTGATTCGATCGTTACAATGCGAAATGAACGGTATGTTATTCCTGTGAAACAAGAATATAAAAGCGTATTCGGTGGAGTTGTCCACGATCAAAGCTCTTCAGGTCAAACCTTATTTATCGAGCCAAAACAAATCGTAGAACTGAACAACCGCTTACGCCAGCATCAAATTGCGGAACGCAATGAAATTGAACGAATCTTGTCAGAGCTTTCCGCAGAATTAGTTCCGCACCGCAATGACATTTTGCATAATGCTTATGTGATCGGGAAATTTGATTTTGCCAATGCGAAGGCTCGTTTTGGTAAAGAGCTCAAGGCTGTTGTTCCTGAAATCAGCAAGGAGAATGATATTTATTTTAAACAGGCAAGACATCCTTTGTTAGATCAGGAAAAAGCCGTACCTAACGATATTATGATTGGACAGGATTATCAGGCAATTGTCATTACTGGACCTAATACTGGAGGAAAGACGATCACGCTGAAAACCTTAGGTCTGCTGCAGTTGATGGGACAATCTGGTTTGCCGATTCCGGCAGGTGAAGAAAGTCGCATGGGTATTTTTGACGAGGTCTTTGCAGATATAGGTGATGAACAATCGATCGAGCAAAGCTTAAGTACGTTCTCTTCACATATGACAAATATTGTCAGTGTTTTAGAAAAAGTAGACAATCATAGCCTTGTTCTTTTTGACGAGCTTGGAGCAGGTACCGATCCGCAGGAAGGTGCAGCGTTGGCTATCTCGATTTTAGATGCATTAGGCAGTAAAAGTGCCTATGTCATGGCGACGACTCATTATCCTGAACTGAAAGTTTACGGCTATAATCGAGCAGGTACGATCAATGCCAGTATGGAATTTGATGTGGATACATTGAGTCCAACTTATCGTTTATTGATCGGAGTTCCAGGAAGAAGTAATGCATTCGAAATTTCTAAACGATTAGGTTTAGATCAAACGATCATCGATGAAGCTAAACATATTATGGATGGGGAAAGTCAGGATCTAAACGAAATGATCGCTGATTTAGAAAATCGCCGAAAGATGGCGGAAACCGAGTATTTGGAAGTTCGTCACTATGTCGATGAATCAGAGCGTTTATACAAAGAATTGAAGGAAGCTTATGCTTATTTCTTTGATGAACGTGAAAAAGAGATGGCGAAAGCTCGCAAAAAAGCGAATCACCTTGTCTCCGAAGCGGAGGAACAAGCAGCAGATATCATTTCAGATATTCGTAAAATGCAGTTAACGAGCGGCAATCAAGGAGGTGTCAAAGAGCATCAGCTGATCGATGCCAAAACTAAGCTGTCACAGCTCCATCAAGAAGAAACCCGTTTAGAAAAAAATAAAGTACTAAAAAAAGCGAAAGAGCAGAAGCAGTTAAAAGCGGGTGATGAAGTTATCGTTAACACGTACGGTCAGCGAGGAACCCTGATTCGTAAGACTAGTGCTCAAGAATGGCAAGTACAGCTGGGGATCTTGAAAATGGCTGTGAATGAAAGTGACATGACACCAGTAGCACCGGAAAAAGAACCAAAACAGCGAGTAACAGCTGTTCGTTCAAGTCAAAGCAGTCATGTACCGAATCAGCTGGATCTGCGAGGCAAACGTTATGAGGAAGCTTTGGCGGAAGTCGATCAGTATTTAGATGCAGCTATTCTAGCTGGTTATCCGCAAGTCACGATCGTTCATGGAAAAGGGACTGGGGCATTACGGACAGGTATCACCGAGTATCTTAAGAACCACCGCAGTGTGAGCGGATTTGAATTTGCACCGGGGAATCAGGGCGGTAACGGAGCAACCATCGTTAAATTCAAATAG
- a CDS encoding CvpA family protein: MLTLLILVILAIGYYTGSRRGLVLQILYTFGYLCTYLIAKSNYKSLASHLELYIPYPSPTEETKLLFFNQKLTLDLDQAFYGAVAFLMIMIAGWLVVRFLAIFAHALTFLPVLKQANGLAGGLLNLIVVYIGVFLVLYTVSMLPVDAVQNQFKNSGLAQFIVKDTPIFSKQIYSLWVEQMIK, translated from the coding sequence ATGTTAACATTACTCATTTTAGTAATACTGGCGATCGGTTACTACACTGGTTCAAGACGTGGCTTGGTTTTGCAGATTTTGTATACATTCGGTTATCTTTGTACGTATCTGATTGCAAAATCTAATTATAAGAGCTTAGCGTCTCATTTAGAATTATATATTCCTTATCCTTCACCAACAGAAGAGACCAAACTATTATTCTTTAATCAAAAGTTGACGTTGGACTTAGATCAAGCGTTTTATGGTGCAGTTGCCTTTTTAATGATTATGATAGCTGGTTGGCTAGTCGTTCGATTTTTAGCGATTTTTGCCCATGCGCTGACATTTTTACCTGTACTAAAGCAAGCGAATGGTTTGGCAGGAGGACTATTGAATTTGATTGTTGTGTATATCGGTGTCTTTTTAGTGCTGTATACTGTTTCGATGCTTCCTGTCGATGCCGTTCAAAATCAGTTCAAAAATAGTGGACTAGCTCAATTTATTGTTAAAGATACACCGATATTTTCCAAACAGATCTATAGTTTATGGGTCGAGCAAATGATCAAATAA
- the zapA gene encoding cell division protein ZapA, which produces MVKEKTRYKAVIADHTYTIIGQESKQHMDLVTKLVNEQLAEIKHISPQTDNEQASVLLAINAISDQLKKQEKTINLEKEVAEYKKQTIRLAELENRIKRIEAIEEEARDVLKKNGQEGVEIHNHMEAQQILNENRKQQIQNKSTEQ; this is translated from the coding sequence ATGGTCAAAGAAAAAACAAGATATAAAGCAGTGATTGCTGATCATACGTATACAATAATCGGACAAGAAAGCAAACAACATATGGATTTAGTAACGAAGCTAGTGAACGAGCAGTTAGCTGAGATCAAGCATATCTCACCACAGACAGATAATGAACAAGCGTCTGTTTTACTTGCGATCAATGCGATATCTGATCAACTAAAAAAACAAGAAAAAACGATCAATCTAGAAAAAGAAGTAGCAGAATACAAAAAACAAACCATCCGTTTAGCTGAATTAGAAAATCGGATCAAACGCATTGAAGCGATCGAAGAAGAAGCGCGCGATGTATTGAAGAAAAACGGTCAAGAAGGTGTTGAGATCCATAATCACATGGAAGCCCAACAAATCCTCAATGAAAACCGGAAACAACAGATCCAAAATAAAAGTACGGAGCAATAA
- a CDS encoding D-2-hydroxyacid dehydrogenase → MKIFIYGIGKKEQPVAEKWAKEHKVEIAFTDQELNTQTVVLAKGYDAISFQQMAAVHDEKMYQIMAENNIRLLSTRSAGIDGLNKDFLKKYQIAACNVPVYSPRAIAEHALTLTMMLLRQIPRLLQREQQQDFTLDGLIGREIHELTVGVVGTGHIGLVTAELFKALGATVIAYDKYPKNDVDTILTYQTSLEEVAQKADILTLHTPYLPENHHLIDAALLKKMKPDALLINTARGPLVDTSALIQALQTGEIAGAGLDTLEDEMMFVNKTKAEQEKQNPYIEELLALDNVVVSPHIAFYTLQASKILMESSLNSLFALYTNGSNDALIQL, encoded by the coding sequence ATGAAAATTTTTATTTACGGGATTGGCAAAAAGGAACAACCTGTTGCAGAAAAATGGGCCAAAGAACACAAGGTTGAGATTGCATTCACTGATCAAGAATTAAATACTCAAACAGTTGTTTTAGCAAAGGGATATGATGCAATCTCATTTCAGCAAATGGCGGCTGTCCATGATGAAAAAATGTATCAAATCATGGCAGAAAATAATATCCGATTACTTTCTACACGTTCTGCAGGTATTGACGGACTCAATAAAGATTTTTTAAAAAAATATCAGATCGCTGCCTGTAATGTACCTGTTTATAGTCCAAGAGCGATTGCAGAGCATGCATTAACTTTGACGATGATGCTGCTACGACAAATCCCGAGACTTTTACAAAGAGAACAACAACAAGATTTTACTTTGGATGGTTTGATCGGCAGAGAAATCCATGAATTGACTGTTGGTGTAGTCGGAACGGGACATATCGGTTTAGTTACGGCTGAGTTATTTAAAGCCTTAGGCGCAACCGTCATTGCTTATGACAAATACCCTAAAAATGATGTGGATACAATTCTAACGTATCAGACCTCTTTAGAAGAAGTTGCCCAAAAAGCTGACATTTTGACACTTCATACGCCTTATTTACCAGAAAATCATCATTTGATCGATGCGGCATTATTGAAAAAAATGAAGCCTGATGCTCTTTTGATCAATACAGCTCGTGGACCACTAGTAGACACTTCTGCCTTGATCCAAGCATTACAAACAGGAGAAATTGCTGGTGCTGGTTTAGATACTTTAGAAGACGAAATGATGTTCGTCAACAAAACAAAAGCTGAACAAGAAAAGCAAAATCCTTATATTGAAGAATTATTAGCATTAGACAATGTTGTTGTTAGCCCACACATTGCTTTTTATACATTACAAGCCTCAAAAATTTTGATGGAAAGCTCTTTAAATAGCTTATTTGCTCTGTATACAAACGGTTCAAATGATGCGTTGATTCAATTGTGA